One region of Indicator indicator isolate 239-I01 chromosome 35, UM_Iind_1.1, whole genome shotgun sequence genomic DNA includes:
- the KCNA10 gene encoding potassium voltage-gated channel subfamily A member 10, which translates to MMDVASWKEMEVALVSFDNADQIVEDPTYSNDLSPAGQSRKGHPSCANLLSNLRILINSENANNETIFSRFSAEFSDHLVGERVGMEEGDQRVIINIAGLRFETRLKTLDQFPETLLGDPEKRMRYFDSMRNEYFFDRNRPSFDGILYYYQSGGKIRRPANVPIDVFADEITFYELGDEAMDQFREDEGFIKDPETLLPTNDFHRQFWLLFEYPESSSAARGVALVSVLVIVISIIIFCMETLPEFREEREFKSVQELSKNLTDTLLAHSTFTDPFFVIETACIVWFSFELFVRFVVCPSKTEFFRNIMNIIDIVSIIPYFVTLTTELIQQSELNGQQNMSLAILRIIRLVRVFRIFKLSRHSKGLQILGQTLKASMRELGLLIFFLFIGVILFSSAVYFAEVDEPQSHFSSIPDGFWWAVVTMTTVGYGDMCPTTLGGKIVGTLCAIAGVLTIALPVPVIVSNFNYFYHRETENEEKQMLPGEVERILTSVVTGAGSMESLNKTNGGYPRDKAKK; encoded by the coding sequence ATGATGGACGTGGCCAGTTggaaggagatggaggtggcTCTAGTCAGCTTTGACAACGCTGATCAGATCGTGGAGGACCCTACTTACTCCAACGACCTCAGCCCCGCCGGCCAGTCGAGGAAAGGCCACCCCAGCTGCGCCaacctcctctccaacctgagGATCCTCATCAACAGCGAGAACGCCAACAATGAGACCATCTTCTCCCGCTTCTCCGCCGAGTTCAGCGACCACCTGGTGGGGGAGAGGGTGGGCATGGAGGAGGGGGACCAGCGAGTCATCATCAACATTGCCGGGCTGAGGTTCGAGACACGGCTCAAGACCCTCGACCAGTTCCCCGAGACCTTGCTGGGGGACCCTGAGAAGAGGATGCGTTACTTCGACTCCATGAGGAACGAGTACTTCTTCGACAGGAACAGGCCCAGCTTTGATGGCATCCTCTACTACTACCAGTCTGGGGGCAAAATACGGCGCCCAGCCAACGTCCCCATCGACGTCTTTGCCGACGAGATCACCTTCTACGAGCTGGGCGACGAAGCCATGGACCAGTTCAGGGAGGATGAAGGCTTCATCAAGGACCCCGAGACCCTCTTGCCGACCAATGACTTTCACAGGCAGTTCTGGCTGCTCTTCGAGTACCCTGAAAGCTCCAGCGCGGCCAGGGGCGTAGCTTTGGTCTCCGTGCTGGTCATCGTCATCTCCATCATCATCTTCTGCATGGAGACCTTGCCGGAGTTCAGGGAGGAAAGGGAGTTCAAGTCGGTCCAGGAGCTCTCAAAGAACCTGACAGACACCTTGCTGGCCCACAGCACCTTCACGGACCCTTTCTTCGTCATAGAGACCGCCTGCATCGTCTGGTTCTCCTTCGAGCTCTTCGTCCGCTTCGTCGTCTGCCCTAGCAAGACGGAGTTCTTCCGCAACATCATGAACATCATCGACATCGTCTCCATCATCCCCTACTTCGTGACGCTCACCACCGAGCTCATCCAGCAGAGCGAGCTCAACGGCCAGCAGAACATGTCCCTGGCCATCCTGCGCATCATCCGCCTGGTCAGGGTCTTCCGCATCTTCAAGCTCTCCCGGCACTCCAAGGGGCTGCAGATCCTGGGCCAGACCCTCAAGGCCAgcatgagggagctgggcttgctcatcttcttcctcttcatcggcgtcatcctcttctccagcgcCGTCTACTTCGCCGAGGTGGACGAGCCCCAGTCCCACTTCTCCAGCATCCCCGATGGCTTCTGGTGGGCCGTGGTGACCATGACCACGGTGGGCTATGGGGAcatgtgtcccaccaccctgggGGGCAAGATCGTGGGGACTCTGTGCGCCATCGCCGGGGTGCTGACCATCGCCCTGCCCGTCCCTGTCATCGTCTCCAACTTCAACTACTTCTACCACCGGGAGACGGAGAACGAGGAGAAGCAAatgctgccaggggaggtggagAGGATCCTCACCAGCGTGGTCACAGGCGCCGGCAGCATGGAGTCCCTCAACAAGACCAACGGAGGCTACCCACGAGACAAGGCCAAGAAatga